The Primulina huaijiensis isolate GDHJ02 chromosome 17, ASM1229523v2, whole genome shotgun sequence genome window below encodes:
- the LOC140962878 gene encoding zinc finger CCCH domain-containing protein 53, whose protein sequence is MEPYEATKIVFQRIQSLDPENASKIMGVLLIQDHGEKEMIRLAFGPEYLLHSVVLRARKELGLVSSNSPSTPLSPSTFSNTLSTLSRQNSCSSASSRVLGGLNLPSPLSISSSFSDFQSSDDLISPGGYINGSSPSTMNSTATPFYTSGEVDLIDELQLQDQLSFLNDGSDPVCFPSYPGSWAGAAAVHRRSCSVNDICIGSDDLSGGVYGWKPCLYYARGYCKNGTSCPFLHGGDSGGSMAVEGGAVAVGSPSNFELMEQQCQDLLRSKSTQQQRLAAYSPRTTSKCINFLLQQQFPADSPRALMMSEGMYKSSRNRLERVDLGIVNPGSRQIYLTFPADSTFKEEDVSTYFSIFGPVQDVRIPYQQKRMFGFVTFDYPETVKLILAKGNPHFVCDARVLVKPYKEKGKIPDKHRRQQMERERGEFNACGSPTGLESRDHFDIHLGARMLYNTQDILWRRKLEEQADLQQAIELQNRRLMSLQLLDVKRNSHNRTLSTGAIISPSAYSPTFYNQSMVPSDRSSPEAKSEGNIPDGTIPNLVNVSANEAINPTESTVENKDSFVKTESDNGKENFSEERDLQESSDHNLPDSPFASSIAASDCTMAFSNGGVETVDENGFNPTPALKNDNLITGPTFLPSTSLDITPFKSCYFQVPRFASGHETIGM, encoded by the exons ATGGAACCATATGAAGCAACAAAGATTGTCTTTCAGAGGATCCAAAGTTTAGACCCTGAAAATGCTTCTAAAATCATGGGGGTCTTATTGATTCAAGATCATGGGGAGAAGGAAATGATCCGCTTAGCGTTTGGCCCTGAATATTTGCTACACTCCGTTGTTCTTAGAGCAAGAAAAGAACTTGGTTTAGTGTCATCAAACTCCCCTTCAACTCCTTTGTCTCCTTCAACTTTTAGCAACACTTTATCAACTCTTTCAAGGCAGAATTCTTGTTCTTCTGCTTCATCTAGGGTTCTTGGTGGTTTGAATCTTCCTTCTCCTCTTAGTATAAGTTCCAGCTTCTCGGATTTTCAGAGCTCAGATGATTTAATCAGTCCTGGTGGTTACATTAATGGCAGCTCACCATCCACTATGAACTCTACTGCGACTCCCTTTTATACGAGTGGGGAGGTAGATTTGATCGACGAGCTTCAGCTTCAAGATCAATTATCTTTTCTGAATGATGGAAGCGACCCCGTTTGCTTCCCTTCGTACCCCGGAAGCTGGGCTGGTGCCGCTGCGGTCCACCGTAGGAGCTGCTCTGTGAATGATATCTGCATTGGGTCCGATGATCTGAGTGGAGGAGTGTATGGGTGGAAGCCTTGTTTGTATTACGCTAGAGGGTACTGCAAGAATGGTACCAGCTGCCCCTTCCTCCACGGCGGCGACAGTGGCGGTTCTATGGCGGTGGAAGGTGGAGCTGTGGCTGTGGGTTCACCTAGTAATTTCGAGTTGATGGAGCAGCAGTGCCAAGATTTGCTCCGTTCAAAGTCAACTCAACAGCAGCGGCTGGCTGCTTATTCTCCACGGACCACAAGCAAATGCATTAATTTTCTTCTGCAGCAGCAATTTCCTGCCGACAGTCCAAG AGCATTGATGATGAGCGAAGGTATGTACAAATCTAGCAGAAATAGGCTGGAAAGAGTTGATCTTGGAATAGTGAATCCCGGTTCAAGGCAAATTTACCTGACATTTCCAGCTGACAGCACTTTCAAAGAAGAAGATGTTTCCACTTACTTTAG TATCTTTGGGCCGGTCCAAGATGTGAGGATTCCATATCAGCAGAAGAGGATGTTTGGCTTCGTCACATTTGATTATCCAGAAACGGTGAAGCTCATTCTTGCAAAGGGTAATCCTCATTTCGTGTGCGATGCTCGAGTTCTCGTGAAGCCATACAAGGAGAAGGGCAAAATCCCAGATAAGCATAG GAGACAACAAATGGAAAGGGAAAGGGGCGAATTCAACGCGTGTGGTAGCCCTACCGGTCTTGAATCTAGAGATCATTTTGATATTCACCTTG GTGCAAGAATGCTGTACAATACTCAGGATATATTATGGAGGAGAAAATTGGAGGAACAAGCTGACTTGCAACAAGCCATTGAACTACAGAATAGGAGACTTATGAGCCTACAGCTTCTTGATGTCAAGAGGAATAGCCACAACCGTACCCTCTCCACTGGCGCCATTATTTCACCGTCCGCGTACTCGCCAACTTTTTACAATCAAAGCATGGTGCCTTCTGATCGAAGCAGCCCGGAAGCCAAATCAGAAG GAAACATCCCGGATGGAACAATTCCGAATCTGGTAAATGTTTCTGCCAACGAGGCCATTAATCCTACCGAAAGCACGGTGGAGAACAAAGATTCTTTTGTCAAAACTGAAAGTGACAATGGGAAGGAAAACTTCTCTGAAGAACGTGATTTGCAAGAAAG CTCGGATCACAACCTCCCCGATAGCCCCTTCGCTTCATCAATTGCTGCCAGTGATTGTACAATGGCATTCTCTAATGGCGGGGTGGAGACCGTGGACGAGAATGGATTCAATCCTACACCGGCTTTGAAGAACGATAATTTGATCACCGGCCCAACTTTTCTTCCTTCCACTTCACTGGACATTACTCCATTTAAGTCATGTTACTTCCAAGTTCCCAG GTTTGCTTCTGGTCATGAGACCATTGGAATGTAG
- the LOC140962933 gene encoding calcium-transporting ATPase 4, plasma membrane-type-like isoform X3 gives MMQEKIRIALYVQKAALHFIDAVNRPERRKIPEEVREAGFDIDPDDLASIACKHDINLLESHGGLEGLSRKLSVSLENGVSVSEISKRQKIYGVNKFLEKPARPFWMYVWDALQDLTLIILMVCAVISVGIGITTEGWPKGFYDGIGISTCIFLVVIVTALSDYKQSLQFRDLDKEKRNIIVHVTRNGSRKEVSIYDLVAGDIVNLSIGDQVPADGIFISGYSLSVDESSLSGESEPVNVDKNRPFLLSGTKVQDGSGKMLVTSVGMRTEWGRLMVTLSEGGEDETPLQVKLNGVATVIGKIGLAFSVLTFLVLTARFLVGKAMHGHFMKWSMADVVNILNFFAVAVTILVVAVPEGLPLAVTLSLAFAMKKLMNDKALVRHLSACETMGSASCICTDKTGTLTTNHMVVSRIWICGEVTRVDGNALKSVTSENIMKTFVNALFLNTGAEVVNGKDGKKEILGSPTERALLEFGLLFEKAFDARKQGFNILKIEPFNSVNKKMSVLVRNPCGGSQAFLKGASEIVLEMCDKIVGENGESVPLSHEQKKDITNVINGFASEALRTLCIAFKDMEKSSDESIPYDEYTLLAVIAIKDPVRPGVKEAVKTCLNAGIIVRMVTGDNIYTAKAIARECGILTDDGIAIEGSDFREKSMQEMQEIIPKLQVMARSLPLDKHKLVTLLRKEFKEVVAVTGDGTNDAPALHEADIGLAMGIAGTEVAKESADVVIMDDNFTTILNVAKWGRAVYINIQKFIQFQLTVNMVALMTNFVSACITGSAPLTAVQLLWVNMIMDTLGALALATEPPHDGLMTRSPVGRNVNLITKVMWRNIIGQSFYQLVVLGILLFNGKRIFKLNDKDSDATLNTLIFNTFVFCQIFNEINSRDMEKINILRGMLSSGMFMIILVSTVTFQVLIVEFLGTFANTIPLGRELWIVSIGLGAGSLLVAIVLKCIPVSLPKSTGIVMHHHDGYEPLPTGPDRA, from the exons ATGATGCAG GAAAAGATTCGAATAGCTTTATATGTGCAAAAAGCTGCATTACATTTCATTGATG CTGTGAACCGACCGGAACGGCGCAAAATTCCGGAAGAAGTGAGGGAAGCTGGTTTCGACATTGATCCTGATGATCTTGCTTCGATCGCGTGTAAACACGATATCAACTTATTGGAATCCCATGGAGGACTCGAGGGGTTATCGAGAAAACTCTCAGTCTCGCTGGAAAATGGAGTATCGGTGAGTGAAATTTCGAAAAGGCAGAAAATCTATGGCGTGAATAAGTTTCTTGAAAAACCGGCGAGACCGTTTTGGATGTATGTGTGGGATGCATTGCAGGATTTGACTCTGATAATTTTGATGGTTTGTGCGGTCATATCGGTTGGGATTGGAATCACAACAGAAGGATGGCCGAAGGGTTTCTATGACGGGATTGGAATCAGTACGTGTATTTTCTTGGTTGTGATTGTCACTGCCCTTAGTGATTACAAACAATCTTTGCAGTTTAGGGATTTGGATAAGGAAAAAAGGAATATAATTGTGCATGTAACTAGAAATGGGAGTCGGAAGGAGGTTTCAATTTATGATTTAGTAGCAGGAGATATTGTTAATCTGTCCATAGGAGATCAGGTTCCAGCTGATGGGATATTCATATCAGGATACAGCTTATCCGTTGATGAATCGAGCTTATCAGGTGAGAGTGAGCCTGTCAATGTTGACAAGAATCGGCCCTTTTTGTTATCCGGGACAAAAGTGCAGGATGGATCTGGCAAAATGCTCGTTACATCTGTCGGTATGAGGACTGAGTGGGGGAGATTGATGGTGACTTTGAGTGAAGGAGGAGAAGATGAGACGCCATTGCAAGTGAAGTTGAATGGGGTTGCAACCGTTATTGGGAAGATCGGTTTGGCCTTTTCGGTTTTAACTTTTCTTGTTCTGACAGCTCGGTTTTTAGTTGGTAAGGCAATGCATGGTCACTTTATGAAATGGTCGATGGCCGATGTGGTGAATATTCTGAATTTCTTTGCTGTTGCTGTTACCATTCTTGTGGTTGCCGTACCAGAAGGGCTTCCTTTAGCGGTGACATTGAGCCTTGCTTTTGCAATGAAGAAACTCATGAATGATAAGGCGTTGGTTAGGCATCTGTCGGCTTGTGAGACGATGGGTTCTGCTAGTTGTATTTGCACTGATAAAACAGGAACATTAACAACAAATCATATGGTGGTTTCAAGAATTTGGATATGTGGAGAAGTTACAAGAGTAGATGGAAATGCTCTTAAGTCTGTTACATCTGAGAATATTATGAAAACATTTGTAAATGCTTTATTTCTGAATACAGGAGCTGAGGTTGTGAACGGTAAAGATGGGAAAAAAGAAATACTAGGTTCACCAACAGAGAGGGCATTACTCGAGTTTGGCTTGCTATTTGAAAAGGCCTTTGATGCCCGAAAACAAGGATTCAATATCTTAAAAATCGAACCCTTTAATTCTGTCAATAAGAAAATGTCGGTTCTGGTGAGGAATCCTTGTGGTGGGAGTCAGGCGTTCCTTAAAGGCGCATCAGAAATTGTTCTTGAGATGTGTGACAAGATTGTAGGAGAGAATGGGGAATCAGTGCCTTTATCTCATGAACAGAAAAAGGACATCACAAATGTTATTAATGGTTTTGCCAGTGAAGCTCTTAGAACACTTTGCATAGCTTTTAAGGATATGGAGAAATCATCCGACGAATCAATCCCCTATGATGAGTACACACTTTTAGCAGTAATTGCGATTAAAGATCCAGTGCGTCCTGGTGTAAAAGAAGCCGTAAAGACTTGTTTGAATGCTGGGATTATCGTGCGAATGGTGACTGGAGATAACATCTATACAGCCAAGGCCATAGCCAGAGAATGTGGTATATTGACTGATGATGGCATAGCAATAGAAGGTTCTGATTTTCGGGAGAAAAGTATGCAGGAAATGCAGGAGATTATACCAAAACTACAG GTTATGGCACGGTCTTTACCTTTGGATAAACACAAACTCGTTACCCTTTTGAGGAAAGAGTTTAAAGAGGTTGTTGCCGTGACTGGTGATGGAACTAATGATGCTCCAGCTCTTCATGAGGCAGATATTGGACTGGCCATGGGTATAGCAGGAACTGAG GTTGCTAAAGAAAGTGCTGACGTGGTGATAATGGACGACAATTTCACAACCATTTTGAATGTAGCAAAATGGGGTCGAGCAGTATACATCAACATCCAAAAATTTATCCAGTTCCAACTCACAGTAAACATGGTGGCTCTCATGACAAACTTTGTTTCAGCATGTATCACAG GTTCTGCACCACTTACTGCTGTGCAGTTACTTTGGGTAAACATGATAATGGATACACTTGGTGCATTAGCACTTGCCACAGAACCCCCACATGACGGATTGATGACGAGATCACCTGTAGGAAGGAACGTGAATTTGATAACAAAAGTTATGTGGAGAAATATAATTGGTCAGAGTTTTTATCAGCTAGTTGTGCTTGGAATTCTCTTGTTTAACGGGAAAAGGATCTTCAAACTCAATGATAAAGATTCAGATGCTACTCTTAACACTCTGATTTTCAACACCTTTGTTTTTTGCCAG ATATTCAATGAGATCAACAGCCGCGACATGGAGAAGATAAACATACTCAGGGGCATGCTCAGCAGCGGGATGTTCATGATTATTTTGGTATCCACAGTGACGTTCCAAGTTTTAATAGTTGAATTCTTGGGTACTTTCGCCAATACCATACCTTTGGGCCGAGAACTATGGATTGTGAGCATTGGGTTAGGAGCAGGAAGTTTGCTTGTTGCCATTGTTCTCAAATGCATCCCTGTTTCATTGCCTAAGAGTACTGGAATAGTCATGCATCATCATGATGGCTATGAACCGTTACCGACTGGACCGGATCGAGCTTGA
- the LOC140962933 gene encoding calcium-transporting ATPase 4, plasma membrane-type-like isoform X1: MEEYLKNNFDVDAKRPSEEALKRWRSAVWLVKNPRRRFRMVADLAKRAEAKRKRQKIQEKIRIALYVQKAALHFIDAVNRPERRKIPEEVREAGFDIDPDDLASIACKHDINLLESHGGLEGLSRKLSVSLENGVSVSEISKRQKIYGVNKFLEKPARPFWMYVWDALQDLTLIILMVCAVISVGIGITTEGWPKGFYDGIGISTCIFLVVIVTALSDYKQSLQFRDLDKEKRNIIVHVTRNGSRKEVSIYDLVAGDIVNLSIGDQVPADGIFISGYSLSVDESSLSGESEPVNVDKNRPFLLSGTKVQDGSGKMLVTSVGMRTEWGRLMVTLSEGGEDETPLQVKLNGVATVIGKIGLAFSVLTFLVLTARFLVGKAMHGHFMKWSMADVVNILNFFAVAVTILVVAVPEGLPLAVTLSLAFAMKKLMNDKALVRHLSACETMGSASCICTDKTGTLTTNHMVVSRIWICGEVTRVDGNALKSVTSENIMKTFVNALFLNTGAEVVNGKDGKKEILGSPTERALLEFGLLFEKAFDARKQGFNILKIEPFNSVNKKMSVLVRNPCGGSQAFLKGASEIVLEMCDKIVGENGESVPLSHEQKKDITNVINGFASEALRTLCIAFKDMEKSSDESIPYDEYTLLAVIAIKDPVRPGVKEAVKTCLNAGIIVRMVTGDNIYTAKAIARECGILTDDGIAIEGSDFREKSMQEMQEIIPKLQVMARSLPLDKHKLVTLLRKEFKEVVAVTGDGTNDAPALHEADIGLAMGIAGTEVAKESADVVIMDDNFTTILNVAKWGRAVYINIQKFIQFQLTVNMVALMTNFVSACITGSAPLTAVQLLWVNMIMDTLGALALATEPPHDGLMTRSPVGRNVNLITKVMWRNIIGQSFYQLVVLGILLFNGKRIFKLNDKDSDATLNTLIFNTFVFCQIFNEINSRDMEKINILRGMLSSGMFMIILVSTVTFQVLIVEFLGTFANTIPLGRELWIVSIGLGAGSLLVAIVLKCIPVSLPKSTGIVMHHHDGYEPLPTGPDRA; this comes from the exons ATGGAGgaatatttaaagaataatttcGATGTAGATGCTAAGAGGCCATCCGAAGAAGCTTTAAAGAGATGGAGATCTGCTGTTTGGCTTGTCAAGAATCCTCGCCGCCGATTTCGAATGGTCGCAGATCTCGCCAAGCGTGCCGAGGCGAAGCGCAAACGTCAAAAAATCCAG GAAAAGATTCGAATAGCTTTATATGTGCAAAAAGCTGCATTACATTTCATTGATG CTGTGAACCGACCGGAACGGCGCAAAATTCCGGAAGAAGTGAGGGAAGCTGGTTTCGACATTGATCCTGATGATCTTGCTTCGATCGCGTGTAAACACGATATCAACTTATTGGAATCCCATGGAGGACTCGAGGGGTTATCGAGAAAACTCTCAGTCTCGCTGGAAAATGGAGTATCGGTGAGTGAAATTTCGAAAAGGCAGAAAATCTATGGCGTGAATAAGTTTCTTGAAAAACCGGCGAGACCGTTTTGGATGTATGTGTGGGATGCATTGCAGGATTTGACTCTGATAATTTTGATGGTTTGTGCGGTCATATCGGTTGGGATTGGAATCACAACAGAAGGATGGCCGAAGGGTTTCTATGACGGGATTGGAATCAGTACGTGTATTTTCTTGGTTGTGATTGTCACTGCCCTTAGTGATTACAAACAATCTTTGCAGTTTAGGGATTTGGATAAGGAAAAAAGGAATATAATTGTGCATGTAACTAGAAATGGGAGTCGGAAGGAGGTTTCAATTTATGATTTAGTAGCAGGAGATATTGTTAATCTGTCCATAGGAGATCAGGTTCCAGCTGATGGGATATTCATATCAGGATACAGCTTATCCGTTGATGAATCGAGCTTATCAGGTGAGAGTGAGCCTGTCAATGTTGACAAGAATCGGCCCTTTTTGTTATCCGGGACAAAAGTGCAGGATGGATCTGGCAAAATGCTCGTTACATCTGTCGGTATGAGGACTGAGTGGGGGAGATTGATGGTGACTTTGAGTGAAGGAGGAGAAGATGAGACGCCATTGCAAGTGAAGTTGAATGGGGTTGCAACCGTTATTGGGAAGATCGGTTTGGCCTTTTCGGTTTTAACTTTTCTTGTTCTGACAGCTCGGTTTTTAGTTGGTAAGGCAATGCATGGTCACTTTATGAAATGGTCGATGGCCGATGTGGTGAATATTCTGAATTTCTTTGCTGTTGCTGTTACCATTCTTGTGGTTGCCGTACCAGAAGGGCTTCCTTTAGCGGTGACATTGAGCCTTGCTTTTGCAATGAAGAAACTCATGAATGATAAGGCGTTGGTTAGGCATCTGTCGGCTTGTGAGACGATGGGTTCTGCTAGTTGTATTTGCACTGATAAAACAGGAACATTAACAACAAATCATATGGTGGTTTCAAGAATTTGGATATGTGGAGAAGTTACAAGAGTAGATGGAAATGCTCTTAAGTCTGTTACATCTGAGAATATTATGAAAACATTTGTAAATGCTTTATTTCTGAATACAGGAGCTGAGGTTGTGAACGGTAAAGATGGGAAAAAAGAAATACTAGGTTCACCAACAGAGAGGGCATTACTCGAGTTTGGCTTGCTATTTGAAAAGGCCTTTGATGCCCGAAAACAAGGATTCAATATCTTAAAAATCGAACCCTTTAATTCTGTCAATAAGAAAATGTCGGTTCTGGTGAGGAATCCTTGTGGTGGGAGTCAGGCGTTCCTTAAAGGCGCATCAGAAATTGTTCTTGAGATGTGTGACAAGATTGTAGGAGAGAATGGGGAATCAGTGCCTTTATCTCATGAACAGAAAAAGGACATCACAAATGTTATTAATGGTTTTGCCAGTGAAGCTCTTAGAACACTTTGCATAGCTTTTAAGGATATGGAGAAATCATCCGACGAATCAATCCCCTATGATGAGTACACACTTTTAGCAGTAATTGCGATTAAAGATCCAGTGCGTCCTGGTGTAAAAGAAGCCGTAAAGACTTGTTTGAATGCTGGGATTATCGTGCGAATGGTGACTGGAGATAACATCTATACAGCCAAGGCCATAGCCAGAGAATGTGGTATATTGACTGATGATGGCATAGCAATAGAAGGTTCTGATTTTCGGGAGAAAAGTATGCAGGAAATGCAGGAGATTATACCAAAACTACAG GTTATGGCACGGTCTTTACCTTTGGATAAACACAAACTCGTTACCCTTTTGAGGAAAGAGTTTAAAGAGGTTGTTGCCGTGACTGGTGATGGAACTAATGATGCTCCAGCTCTTCATGAGGCAGATATTGGACTGGCCATGGGTATAGCAGGAACTGAG GTTGCTAAAGAAAGTGCTGACGTGGTGATAATGGACGACAATTTCACAACCATTTTGAATGTAGCAAAATGGGGTCGAGCAGTATACATCAACATCCAAAAATTTATCCAGTTCCAACTCACAGTAAACATGGTGGCTCTCATGACAAACTTTGTTTCAGCATGTATCACAG GTTCTGCACCACTTACTGCTGTGCAGTTACTTTGGGTAAACATGATAATGGATACACTTGGTGCATTAGCACTTGCCACAGAACCCCCACATGACGGATTGATGACGAGATCACCTGTAGGAAGGAACGTGAATTTGATAACAAAAGTTATGTGGAGAAATATAATTGGTCAGAGTTTTTATCAGCTAGTTGTGCTTGGAATTCTCTTGTTTAACGGGAAAAGGATCTTCAAACTCAATGATAAAGATTCAGATGCTACTCTTAACACTCTGATTTTCAACACCTTTGTTTTTTGCCAG ATATTCAATGAGATCAACAGCCGCGACATGGAGAAGATAAACATACTCAGGGGCATGCTCAGCAGCGGGATGTTCATGATTATTTTGGTATCCACAGTGACGTTCCAAGTTTTAATAGTTGAATTCTTGGGTACTTTCGCCAATACCATACCTTTGGGCCGAGAACTATGGATTGTGAGCATTGGGTTAGGAGCAGGAAGTTTGCTTGTTGCCATTGTTCTCAAATGCATCCCTGTTTCATTGCCTAAGAGTACTGGAATAGTCATGCATCATCATGATGGCTATGAACCGTTACCGACTGGACCGGATCGAGCTTGA
- the LOC140962933 gene encoding calcium-transporting ATPase 4, plasma membrane-type-like isoform X2 — protein MKTEKIRIALYVQKAALHFIDAVNRPERRKIPEEVREAGFDIDPDDLASIACKHDINLLESHGGLEGLSRKLSVSLENGVSVSEISKRQKIYGVNKFLEKPARPFWMYVWDALQDLTLIILMVCAVISVGIGITTEGWPKGFYDGIGISTCIFLVVIVTALSDYKQSLQFRDLDKEKRNIIVHVTRNGSRKEVSIYDLVAGDIVNLSIGDQVPADGIFISGYSLSVDESSLSGESEPVNVDKNRPFLLSGTKVQDGSGKMLVTSVGMRTEWGRLMVTLSEGGEDETPLQVKLNGVATVIGKIGLAFSVLTFLVLTARFLVGKAMHGHFMKWSMADVVNILNFFAVAVTILVVAVPEGLPLAVTLSLAFAMKKLMNDKALVRHLSACETMGSASCICTDKTGTLTTNHMVVSRIWICGEVTRVDGNALKSVTSENIMKTFVNALFLNTGAEVVNGKDGKKEILGSPTERALLEFGLLFEKAFDARKQGFNILKIEPFNSVNKKMSVLVRNPCGGSQAFLKGASEIVLEMCDKIVGENGESVPLSHEQKKDITNVINGFASEALRTLCIAFKDMEKSSDESIPYDEYTLLAVIAIKDPVRPGVKEAVKTCLNAGIIVRMVTGDNIYTAKAIARECGILTDDGIAIEGSDFREKSMQEMQEIIPKLQVMARSLPLDKHKLVTLLRKEFKEVVAVTGDGTNDAPALHEADIGLAMGIAGTEVAKESADVVIMDDNFTTILNVAKWGRAVYINIQKFIQFQLTVNMVALMTNFVSACITGSAPLTAVQLLWVNMIMDTLGALALATEPPHDGLMTRSPVGRNVNLITKVMWRNIIGQSFYQLVVLGILLFNGKRIFKLNDKDSDATLNTLIFNTFVFCQIFNEINSRDMEKINILRGMLSSGMFMIILVSTVTFQVLIVEFLGTFANTIPLGRELWIVSIGLGAGSLLVAIVLKCIPVSLPKSTGIVMHHHDGYEPLPTGPDRA, from the exons atgaaaacg GAAAAGATTCGAATAGCTTTATATGTGCAAAAAGCTGCATTACATTTCATTGATG CTGTGAACCGACCGGAACGGCGCAAAATTCCGGAAGAAGTGAGGGAAGCTGGTTTCGACATTGATCCTGATGATCTTGCTTCGATCGCGTGTAAACACGATATCAACTTATTGGAATCCCATGGAGGACTCGAGGGGTTATCGAGAAAACTCTCAGTCTCGCTGGAAAATGGAGTATCGGTGAGTGAAATTTCGAAAAGGCAGAAAATCTATGGCGTGAATAAGTTTCTTGAAAAACCGGCGAGACCGTTTTGGATGTATGTGTGGGATGCATTGCAGGATTTGACTCTGATAATTTTGATGGTTTGTGCGGTCATATCGGTTGGGATTGGAATCACAACAGAAGGATGGCCGAAGGGTTTCTATGACGGGATTGGAATCAGTACGTGTATTTTCTTGGTTGTGATTGTCACTGCCCTTAGTGATTACAAACAATCTTTGCAGTTTAGGGATTTGGATAAGGAAAAAAGGAATATAATTGTGCATGTAACTAGAAATGGGAGTCGGAAGGAGGTTTCAATTTATGATTTAGTAGCAGGAGATATTGTTAATCTGTCCATAGGAGATCAGGTTCCAGCTGATGGGATATTCATATCAGGATACAGCTTATCCGTTGATGAATCGAGCTTATCAGGTGAGAGTGAGCCTGTCAATGTTGACAAGAATCGGCCCTTTTTGTTATCCGGGACAAAAGTGCAGGATGGATCTGGCAAAATGCTCGTTACATCTGTCGGTATGAGGACTGAGTGGGGGAGATTGATGGTGACTTTGAGTGAAGGAGGAGAAGATGAGACGCCATTGCAAGTGAAGTTGAATGGGGTTGCAACCGTTATTGGGAAGATCGGTTTGGCCTTTTCGGTTTTAACTTTTCTTGTTCTGACAGCTCGGTTTTTAGTTGGTAAGGCAATGCATGGTCACTTTATGAAATGGTCGATGGCCGATGTGGTGAATATTCTGAATTTCTTTGCTGTTGCTGTTACCATTCTTGTGGTTGCCGTACCAGAAGGGCTTCCTTTAGCGGTGACATTGAGCCTTGCTTTTGCAATGAAGAAACTCATGAATGATAAGGCGTTGGTTAGGCATCTGTCGGCTTGTGAGACGATGGGTTCTGCTAGTTGTATTTGCACTGATAAAACAGGAACATTAACAACAAATCATATGGTGGTTTCAAGAATTTGGATATGTGGAGAAGTTACAAGAGTAGATGGAAATGCTCTTAAGTCTGTTACATCTGAGAATATTATGAAAACATTTGTAAATGCTTTATTTCTGAATACAGGAGCTGAGGTTGTGAACGGTAAAGATGGGAAAAAAGAAATACTAGGTTCACCAACAGAGAGGGCATTACTCGAGTTTGGCTTGCTATTTGAAAAGGCCTTTGATGCCCGAAAACAAGGATTCAATATCTTAAAAATCGAACCCTTTAATTCTGTCAATAAGAAAATGTCGGTTCTGGTGAGGAATCCTTGTGGTGGGAGTCAGGCGTTCCTTAAAGGCGCATCAGAAATTGTTCTTGAGATGTGTGACAAGATTGTAGGAGAGAATGGGGAATCAGTGCCTTTATCTCATGAACAGAAAAAGGACATCACAAATGTTATTAATGGTTTTGCCAGTGAAGCTCTTAGAACACTTTGCATAGCTTTTAAGGATATGGAGAAATCATCCGACGAATCAATCCCCTATGATGAGTACACACTTTTAGCAGTAATTGCGATTAAAGATCCAGTGCGTCCTGGTGTAAAAGAAGCCGTAAAGACTTGTTTGAATGCTGGGATTATCGTGCGAATGGTGACTGGAGATAACATCTATACAGCCAAGGCCATAGCCAGAGAATGTGGTATATTGACTGATGATGGCATAGCAATAGAAGGTTCTGATTTTCGGGAGAAAAGTATGCAGGAAATGCAGGAGATTATACCAAAACTACAG GTTATGGCACGGTCTTTACCTTTGGATAAACACAAACTCGTTACCCTTTTGAGGAAAGAGTTTAAAGAGGTTGTTGCCGTGACTGGTGATGGAACTAATGATGCTCCAGCTCTTCATGAGGCAGATATTGGACTGGCCATGGGTATAGCAGGAACTGAG GTTGCTAAAGAAAGTGCTGACGTGGTGATAATGGACGACAATTTCACAACCATTTTGAATGTAGCAAAATGGGGTCGAGCAGTATACATCAACATCCAAAAATTTATCCAGTTCCAACTCACAGTAAACATGGTGGCTCTCATGACAAACTTTGTTTCAGCATGTATCACAG GTTCTGCACCACTTACTGCTGTGCAGTTACTTTGGGTAAACATGATAATGGATACACTTGGTGCATTAGCACTTGCCACAGAACCCCCACATGACGGATTGATGACGAGATCACCTGTAGGAAGGAACGTGAATTTGATAACAAAAGTTATGTGGAGAAATATAATTGGTCAGAGTTTTTATCAGCTAGTTGTGCTTGGAATTCTCTTGTTTAACGGGAAAAGGATCTTCAAACTCAATGATAAAGATTCAGATGCTACTCTTAACACTCTGATTTTCAACACCTTTGTTTTTTGCCAG ATATTCAATGAGATCAACAGCCGCGACATGGAGAAGATAAACATACTCAGGGGCATGCTCAGCAGCGGGATGTTCATGATTATTTTGGTATCCACAGTGACGTTCCAAGTTTTAATAGTTGAATTCTTGGGTACTTTCGCCAATACCATACCTTTGGGCCGAGAACTATGGATTGTGAGCATTGGGTTAGGAGCAGGAAGTTTGCTTGTTGCCATTGTTCTCAAATGCATCCCTGTTTCATTGCCTAAGAGTACTGGAATAGTCATGCATCATCATGATGGCTATGAACCGTTACCGACTGGACCGGATCGAGCTTGA